In Streptomyces sp. NBC_00878, a single window of DNA contains:
- a CDS encoding flavodoxin domain-containing protein has translation MLSKVLVAYGTTNGSTAQIAEAVADVLRKEGLTVEALPARSVESVEAYDAVVVGGGLYAGRWHRDARRFVRRHRRALTGRPLWFFSSGPLDATASERDIPPVPGVRRAMARLGAKEHITFGGCLEEGAKGRMARMIVSSGKGGDFRDFEQIETWAAGIGAQLITPSPGKEPQ, from the coding sequence ATGCTCAGCAAGGTACTGGTCGCCTACGGAACGACGAACGGATCAACCGCCCAGATCGCCGAGGCGGTCGCCGACGTCCTGCGGAAGGAAGGGCTGACGGTCGAGGCACTGCCTGCCCGGTCCGTCGAGAGCGTGGAGGCGTACGACGCGGTGGTGGTCGGCGGCGGGCTCTACGCGGGACGGTGGCACCGTGACGCTCGACGGTTCGTCCGTCGCCACCGCCGCGCGCTGACCGGGCGCCCGCTGTGGTTCTTCAGCAGCGGCCCGCTCGACGCCACGGCCTCGGAACGGGACATCCCGCCCGTGCCCGGCGTCCGCCGGGCCATGGCCCGGCTCGGCGCCAAGGAGCACATCACCTTCGGGGGCTGCCTCGAAGAGGGTGCGAAGGGGCGTATGGCCCGGATGATCGTCTCCTCCGGAAAGGGCGGAGACTTCCGCGACTTCGAGCAGATCGAGACCTGGGCGGCGGGCATCGGCGCACAGCTGATCACGCCTTCTCCAGGAAAGGAGCCTCAGTAG
- a CDS encoding CBS domain-containing protein, producing MKHSRIGTVMTADVVRAEYGTPFKEVARLLADHRISGLPVVDEDEKVIGVISETDLMARQSQDPGPGRRFRLAALNRGARRQAAKAHARTAGRLMSQPPVTVHAEDTIAEAARTMARHRVERLPVVDEEDRLVGIVTRRDLLQVFLRPDADIRHEVIEEVLVRTLWLAPRSITITVTEGVVTLAGHMERKSETEIAVAMTKHIDGVVAVVDRLTYRLDDARIRPDEQVLHGVTEDWLRRL from the coding sequence ATGAAGCACAGCAGGATCGGCACCGTCATGACGGCCGACGTCGTCCGCGCCGAGTACGGCACCCCGTTCAAGGAGGTGGCTCGGCTGCTCGCCGACCACCGCATCAGCGGACTGCCCGTGGTCGACGAGGACGAGAAGGTCATCGGGGTGATCTCCGAGACCGACCTGATGGCCCGGCAGTCGCAGGACCCCGGTCCAGGGCGCCGCTTCCGGCTCGCGGCTCTGAACCGCGGTGCCCGGAGGCAGGCGGCGAAGGCTCATGCCCGAACGGCCGGCCGGTTGATGTCCCAGCCACCCGTCACCGTGCACGCCGAGGACACCATCGCCGAGGCCGCCCGGACCATGGCGCGGCATCGCGTGGAGCGGCTGCCCGTCGTGGACGAGGAGGACCGGCTCGTCGGCATCGTCACCAGGCGCGACCTGCTCCAGGTCTTCCTGCGCCCGGACGCCGACATCCGCCACGAGGTGATCGAGGAGGTCCTGGTCCGCACGCTGTGGCTGGCGCCCCGGAGCATCACGATCACCGTGACGGAGGGCGTGGTCACGCTCGCGGGTCACATGGAGCGCAAGAGCGAGACGGAGATCGCCGTCGCCATGACAAAACACATCGACGGAGTGGTCGCGGTGGTCGACAGGCTCACCTACCGGCTCGACGACGCGCGCATCAGGCCGGACGAGCAGGTACTGCACGGAGTCACCGAGGACTGGCTGCGACGACTGTGA
- a CDS encoding bifunctional GNAT family N-acetyltransferase/acetate--CoA ligase family protein, which translates to MTDGKHGPHTVHALLADGTTVCIRPVEPGDHEPLQGLYEEMSPENLRLRFFAASRRSAEMAADRACAPPRPGYRALLAEAQQQVIGLAEYETGEDPGRAEISIAVADGLHHRGVGTLLVEHLVSAARAEGITAFTADALAENHEVLQVFADLGLRTARHFEGPEVRCTIELEEVETYLSAVEARGRAAAVASLGPLLRPDSIAVIGAGRRPGSVGRALLHHLRTGGFTRRLFAVNPSVTSLLGVPSYPSVGALPKVPDLAVLAVPAAAVPATAEECGKTGVRALLVVSAGLDSDEAQALLAACRAYGMRLVGPNCLGVSNTDPALSLDATFAADHPSPGTAGVAVQSGGVGIALLDGLSRLGVGVSTFASLGDKYDVSGNDMLQWWESDGRTDLALLHLESFGNPRAFSRTSRRVTRRMPVLTVDAGRTDAGRRAAASHTAAAATRTMTRQALFTQAGITATGSVGELLETAALLHSQPLPAGTRVAIVTNAGGAGVLAADACAEAGLSLPPLTPEVIDDLLAVLPEGAAVGNPVDATAAVTEEQLKDCVERMVRYPGIDAVLLALVPTAVAAATGDNLVRALTDGPGRRARTVAVVRLEQDLPVKLLPATEGGAVPSYAEPGAAAAALAHAARRSAWLSRPTGTIPVLEGVDTSRAHAVAETFLAAHPDGGWLDPRTCAELLACYDIPQLAWAWAETEDDAVIAAERLRGPDGRVVMKAHWPGLLHKSEQHALHLDLQGDSQVRAAFRDLETRFAGLMTGVVVQPLAARGTELFAGVVQDEVFGPLVLFGLGGTATEVLADHAARLAPLTDHDVHDLITAPRCAPLLFGAHGNGPVDLEGLEQLLLRLSRMASDLPQLAEADFNPVLATPGHVTVLDARVRLLPRRAQDPYLRRLR; encoded by the coding sequence ATGACGGACGGCAAGCACGGCCCCCACACGGTTCACGCACTGCTCGCGGACGGGACCACGGTGTGCATACGCCCCGTGGAGCCCGGCGATCATGAACCCCTCCAGGGGCTGTACGAGGAGATGTCCCCGGAGAATCTCCGGCTGCGGTTCTTCGCTGCCAGCCGCAGGTCCGCCGAGATGGCGGCCGACCGCGCCTGCGCACCGCCCCGCCCCGGATACCGTGCGCTCCTCGCCGAGGCGCAGCAGCAGGTGATCGGCCTGGCCGAGTACGAGACCGGCGAGGACCCGGGCCGGGCGGAGATCTCGATCGCGGTGGCCGACGGACTCCACCACCGGGGCGTCGGCACGCTTCTCGTCGAGCATCTGGTCTCGGCCGCCCGCGCCGAAGGCATCACCGCTTTCACGGCCGACGCCCTCGCGGAGAATCACGAAGTGCTCCAGGTCTTCGCCGACCTCGGACTGCGCACGGCCCGCCACTTCGAGGGCCCGGAAGTGCGCTGCACCATCGAACTCGAAGAGGTCGAGACATATCTGTCGGCGGTGGAGGCACGCGGCCGGGCCGCCGCCGTGGCCAGCCTCGGCCCCCTGCTGAGGCCGGACTCGATCGCCGTGATCGGCGCCGGACGCAGGCCCGGATCGGTGGGCCGTGCCCTTCTCCACCATCTGCGCACGGGCGGCTTCACACGGCGCCTGTTCGCGGTGAACCCGAGCGTCACCTCGCTGCTCGGCGTGCCGTCGTATCCATCGGTCGGCGCGCTGCCCAAGGTCCCGGACCTCGCGGTTCTCGCGGTGCCCGCGGCGGCGGTACCCGCCACCGCCGAGGAGTGCGGCAAGACCGGCGTACGGGCGCTGCTCGTCGTCTCGGCGGGGCTCGACAGCGATGAGGCGCAGGCGCTGCTGGCCGCGTGCCGGGCCTACGGCATGCGGCTCGTCGGGCCCAACTGCCTGGGAGTTTCCAACACGGATCCGGCCCTCTCCCTCGACGCGACCTTCGCCGCCGATCATCCGAGTCCCGGCACGGCGGGTGTCGCCGTGCAGTCCGGCGGCGTCGGTATCGCCCTGCTCGACGGTCTTTCCCGGCTCGGCGTCGGGGTCTCGACCTTCGCCTCGCTCGGCGACAAGTACGACGTCAGCGGCAACGACATGCTCCAGTGGTGGGAGAGCGACGGGCGCACCGACCTCGCCCTGCTGCACCTGGAGTCCTTCGGGAACCCGCGGGCGTTCTCCCGCACGTCCCGGCGCGTGACCCGGCGGATGCCGGTGCTCACCGTCGACGCGGGCCGCACCGACGCGGGCCGACGTGCCGCCGCCTCGCACACCGCGGCCGCCGCGACCCGGACCATGACGCGCCAGGCGCTGTTCACCCAGGCGGGCATCACCGCCACCGGGTCGGTCGGTGAACTCCTCGAAACCGCCGCCCTGTTGCACTCCCAGCCGCTCCCGGCCGGCACCCGTGTCGCGATCGTCACCAACGCGGGCGGCGCGGGCGTCCTGGCCGCCGACGCCTGCGCGGAGGCCGGACTGTCCCTGCCCCCGCTCACCCCCGAGGTGATCGACGACCTCCTCGCCGTCCTGCCCGAAGGCGCGGCCGTCGGCAACCCCGTCGACGCCACGGCGGCGGTGACGGAAGAGCAGCTCAAGGACTGCGTGGAGCGGATGGTGCGGTACCCGGGCATCGACGCCGTCCTGCTGGCCCTCGTCCCCACGGCCGTCGCCGCCGCGACAGGTGACAACCTCGTCCGGGCCCTCACGGACGGCCCCGGACGCCGCGCCCGCACGGTGGCCGTCGTACGGCTGGAACAGGACCTGCCCGTCAAGCTGCTGCCCGCCACAGAAGGCGGCGCCGTCCCCTCGTACGCCGAACCGGGGGCAGCCGCCGCCGCGTTGGCCCACGCGGCCCGGCGCTCGGCATGGCTGAGCCGGCCGACCGGCACGATCCCCGTTCTCGAAGGCGTCGACACGAGCCGCGCGCACGCGGTCGCCGAGACCTTCCTCGCCGCCCACCCGGACGGCGGCTGGCTCGACCCGCGCACCTGCGCCGAACTCCTCGCCTGCTACGACATCCCGCAACTGGCCTGGGCCTGGGCGGAGACCGAGGACGACGCGGTCATCGCCGCCGAGCGGCTGCGCGGCCCCGACGGACGCGTGGTCATGAAGGCCCACTGGCCCGGCCTGCTGCACAAGAGCGAACAGCACGCCCTCCATCTCGACCTCCAGGGAGACTCCCAAGTGCGGGCCGCCTTCCGGGACTTGGAGACGCGATTCGCGGGGCTCATGACCGGAGTGGTCGTCCAGCCGCTCGCCGCACGCGGCACCGAACTGTTCGCCGGCGTCGTGCAGGACGAGGTCTTCGGCCCGCTGGTGCTGTTCGGGCTCGGCGGTACCGCGACCGAAGTGCTGGCCGACCACGCCGCCCGCCTCGCCCCGCTCACGGATCACGACGTGCACGACCTGATCACCGCGCCGCGCTGTGCACCGCTGCTGTTCGGCGCGCACGGCAACGGCCCCGTCGACCTCGAAGGCCTCGAACAACTGCTGCTGCGCCTGTCCCGCATGGCGAGCGACCTGCCGCAGCTCGCCGAGGCCGACTTCAACCCCGTCCTTGCCACGCCCGGCCACGTCACCGTGCTCGACGCGCGGGTACGCCTGCTGCCGCGCCGGGCCCAGGACCCCTATCTGCGCCGACTGCGCTGA
- a CDS encoding universal stress protein, translating into MERTIVVGIDGSACSRVAVDWAVGEAGLRGLPLRVAHVSSLSAEEALAIWPYCPEPTPDAWVKVLAGHHPALRIESVGLTGETVPALLSVGTRADLMVLGMRGAGGFTGLAVGSVAHGVAALGNLPVVLVPDRPAPGGRRPHAVTVGIDARRPAAAALDFAFDAAERRGALLLVVHAWRLPSPAARWMPFALPEEDRGAWEDQEVQQLSDVLGPWREKHPHVRVHEDVRLKSPSSALVQASACAELLVVGRTGTSLGPTLHAVVDHAECPVVVVPS; encoded by the coding sequence ATGGAGCGAACGATCGTTGTCGGCATCGACGGCTCTGCGTGCAGTCGCGTCGCGGTCGACTGGGCGGTGGGCGAGGCGGGGTTGCGTGGCCTGCCGCTGCGGGTCGCGCATGTCTCGTCGCTGTCCGCCGAGGAGGCACTCGCGATATGGCCGTACTGCCCTGAACCCACCCCGGACGCGTGGGTGAAGGTACTGGCCGGACATCACCCGGCGCTGCGGATCGAAAGCGTCGGCCTCACCGGAGAGACCGTGCCGGCGCTGCTGTCCGTGGGGACGCGGGCCGACCTCATGGTTCTCGGTATGCGCGGTGCGGGAGGCTTCACGGGACTGGCCGTCGGCTCCGTGGCACACGGTGTCGCCGCGCTCGGGAACCTGCCGGTGGTGCTCGTCCCCGACCGTCCCGCCCCCGGCGGTCGGCGACCCCACGCGGTGACGGTCGGCATCGACGCTCGTCGGCCGGCGGCCGCCGCACTGGACTTCGCGTTCGACGCCGCGGAGCGGCGCGGGGCGCTGCTGCTCGTGGTCCACGCCTGGCGGCTGCCGTCCCCGGCGGCGCGATGGATGCCGTTCGCCCTGCCCGAGGAGGACCGGGGCGCCTGGGAGGACCAGGAGGTCCAGCAGCTCTCGGACGTACTAGGACCGTGGCGGGAGAAGCATCCGCACGTCCGCGTCCACGAAGACGTACGTCTCAAGAGTCCGTCTTCCGCCCTGGTCCAGGCATCGGCATGCGCCGAACTGCTGGTTGTGGGACGGACCGGTACGTCGCTCGGCCCTACCCTGCATGCGGTGGTGGATCACGCCGAGTGCCCGGTGGTGGTCGTACCTTCCTGA
- the ppk2 gene encoding polyphosphate kinase 2 codes for MAGKKTPKVPRAAYEQELLRLQTELVKLQEWVRAEGARLVVVFEGRDAAGKGGTIKRVSEHLNPRVARTVALPKPTERERTQWYFQRYVEHLPAAGEIVLLDRSWYNRAGVEHVMGFCTKEEYQLFLRQCPIFERMLVEEGILLRKYWFSVSDTEQQKRFRQRLKDPTRRWKLSPMDLESITRWEAYSRAKDEMLVHTDISDAPWFVVESDDKRRARLNMIAHLLGSVPYHEVPPPVLELPARPPSTGYQRPPRDLQTYVPDHAASL; via the coding sequence ATGGCCGGCAAGAAGACGCCGAAGGTACCGCGGGCGGCGTACGAGCAGGAGCTGCTGCGGCTGCAGACGGAGCTGGTGAAGCTTCAGGAGTGGGTTCGGGCCGAGGGTGCCCGGCTCGTGGTGGTCTTCGAGGGGCGGGACGCGGCGGGCAAGGGCGGCACGATCAAACGGGTCTCGGAGCACCTCAACCCGCGAGTCGCACGGACCGTGGCACTGCCCAAGCCGACCGAGCGCGAGCGCACCCAGTGGTACTTCCAGCGGTACGTCGAGCATCTGCCCGCCGCCGGGGAGATCGTGCTGCTCGACCGCAGCTGGTACAACCGCGCCGGTGTCGAGCACGTCATGGGCTTCTGCACCAAGGAGGAGTACCAGCTCTTCCTCCGCCAGTGCCCGATCTTCGAACGGATGCTGGTGGAGGAAGGGATCCTGCTGCGCAAGTACTGGTTCTCGGTGAGCGACACCGAGCAGCAGAAGCGGTTCCGGCAGCGGCTGAAGGATCCGACGCGGCGCTGGAAGCTCTCGCCGATGGATCTGGAGTCGATCACCCGATGGGAGGCGTACTCCCGGGCGAAGGACGAGATGCTGGTGCACACGGACATCTCGGATGCCCCGTGGTTCGTCGTGGAGAGCGACGACAAGCGCCGGGCGCGGCTGAACATGATCGCCCATCTGCTCGGCTCCGTGCCGTACCACGAGGTGCCGCCGCCGGTGCTGGAGCTGCCGGCCCGGCCGCCGTCGACCGGCTATCAGCGCCCGCCGCGCGATCTGCAGACGTACGTCCCCGATCACGCGGCGAGTCTCTGA
- the adhP gene encoding alcohol dehydrogenase AdhP — protein MKAAVVRAFGEPLVIEERPDPEPGPGQVRIRIEASGLCHTDIHAAHGDWPVKPSPPFVPGHEGVGLVEALGDGVTHLDLGQRVAVPWLGRACGRCEHCLSGWETLCEQQINTGYGCDGGYAEKMIAWADFAQPVPEGISPQDAAPLTCAGVTTYKALKVAHVRPAQLVAISGVGGLGHLAVQYAKIAGATVAAIDVTDAKLELARELGADILIDARKEDPAEALQRHGGAHTALACAVNEAAFAAAYGGLRRGGKLVMVALPADGTIQLPIFDTVLKGISVIGSIVGTRQDLDEVFRLHAAGRTRVISVSRPLASVNESFDDVLHGQVDARIVFDFPEGR, from the coding sequence ATGAAGGCAGCAGTCGTACGAGCGTTCGGTGAGCCCCTGGTCATCGAGGAGCGCCCCGACCCCGAGCCCGGCCCCGGCCAGGTCCGCATCCGGATCGAGGCCTCCGGGCTGTGCCACACCGACATCCACGCGGCCCACGGCGACTGGCCGGTCAAGCCGAGTCCGCCGTTCGTCCCCGGCCACGAGGGCGTCGGCCTCGTGGAGGCCCTCGGCGACGGCGTCACCCACCTCGACCTCGGGCAACGGGTCGCCGTTCCCTGGCTGGGCAGGGCGTGCGGGCGGTGCGAGCACTGCCTGTCCGGCTGGGAGACGCTGTGCGAGCAGCAGATCAACACCGGCTACGGATGCGACGGCGGCTACGCGGAGAAGATGATCGCCTGGGCCGACTTCGCCCAGCCGGTGCCCGAGGGAATCTCCCCGCAGGACGCCGCGCCGCTGACCTGCGCCGGCGTCACCACGTACAAGGCGCTGAAGGTCGCCCACGTGCGTCCCGCCCAACTGGTGGCGATCTCCGGTGTCGGCGGTCTCGGACACCTCGCCGTGCAGTACGCCAAGATCGCCGGCGCGACGGTGGCGGCCATCGACGTCACGGACGCCAAGCTGGAACTCGCCCGCGAACTCGGCGCGGACATCCTGATCGACGCCCGCAAGGAGGACCCGGCCGAGGCGCTCCAGCGGCACGGCGGCGCACACACCGCGCTGGCCTGCGCCGTCAACGAGGCCGCGTTCGCCGCCGCGTACGGCGGGCTGCGGCGCGGCGGCAAGCTCGTCATGGTCGCGCTCCCCGCGGACGGCACCATCCAACTGCCGATCTTCGACACCGTCCTCAAGGGCATCAGCGTCATCGGCTCCATCGTGGGCACCCGCCAGGACCTCGACGAGGTGTTCCGGCTCCACGCCGCCGGCCGCACCCGGGTGATCTCCGTTTCCCGCCCGCTGGCCTCGGTCAACGAGTCCTTCGACGACGTCCTGCACGGCCAGGTCGACGCCCGGATCGTCTTCGACTTCCCCGAGGGGAGGTGA
- a CDS encoding universal stress protein, protein MSRTVTVGLDGSPESRAAAEWAAREADLRGLPLKIVNVWEPVPEPMAQAPLLGAETQQHWTERIPREAADGIRLRHPGVDVTVEQPSGRPGDVLSEVAKESELLALGSRGLSGLGGFMVGSVGLAVVAHAERPVVLVRAGEQAADEHMPDPAGIPSASAPYRPVVLGLDTESPDASVIEFAFEAAVRRATSLRVVHAWNVPPYFAYGVSVDPEFDAHLAKQDAASLAEVLRPWRQKFPAVEVVEVSRSGKPANHLVDASHEASLIVVGRRIRRSPIGAHIGPVAHAVLHHATAPVAVVPHA, encoded by the coding sequence ATGTCGCGCACCGTCACCGTAGGCCTCGACGGTTCCCCCGAGAGCCGGGCCGCCGCCGAATGGGCGGCCCGAGAGGCAGACCTGCGCGGTCTGCCGCTGAAGATCGTCAACGTTTGGGAGCCGGTACCGGAGCCCATGGCTCAGGCCCCACTGCTCGGCGCCGAGACACAGCAGCACTGGACCGAGCGGATTCCCCGCGAGGCGGCCGACGGCATCCGGCTGCGTCACCCCGGGGTGGACGTCACTGTGGAGCAACCTTCCGGCCGGCCCGGCGACGTGCTGTCCGAGGTGGCGAAGGAATCCGAGCTGCTGGCCCTCGGCTCGCGAGGCCTGAGCGGGCTCGGCGGCTTCATGGTCGGCTCCGTCGGCCTGGCCGTCGTCGCCCACGCCGAGCGCCCCGTCGTCCTCGTACGGGCCGGGGAACAGGCCGCCGACGAGCACATGCCGGATCCGGCGGGGATTCCCTCCGCCTCGGCCCCGTACCGTCCCGTCGTCCTGGGGCTCGACACCGAAAGCCCCGACGCATCGGTGATCGAGTTCGCCTTCGAGGCCGCGGTACGCCGTGCCACCTCCCTGCGCGTCGTCCACGCCTGGAATGTGCCGCCCTACTTCGCCTACGGGGTGTCGGTGGACCCCGAGTTCGACGCCCACCTGGCCAAGCAGGACGCCGCTTCCCTGGCCGAGGTGCTGCGGCCCTGGCGGCAGAAGTTCCCGGCTGTCGAGGTCGTCGAGGTGTCCCGGTCCGGCAAGCCCGCCAACCACCTGGTGGACGCCTCGCACGAGGCCTCCCTGATCGTCGTCGGACGTCGGATCCGCCGATCCCCGATCGGCGCCCACATAGGGCCGGTCGCCCACGCGGTGCTCCACCACGCCACCGCCCCCGTCGCCGTCGTCCCGCACGCCTGA